From the genome of Setaria viridis chromosome 1, Setaria_viridis_v4.0, whole genome shotgun sequence:
ATGGTTTTGGCTTGACGCCTTGACCGATGACGCGGTTGCAGGGGGAAGGCGCAGCGCAGCGGTTTTTGGGGTGCTGATAGGCGCGCCAGAATGGGAGCGGGGAGCTGCATCTGCGTCCCACTTGCGCCGGGTTGGTCCGGCTCGTATGGTCAAGTTGATCAAGTTGGTTCTTTCCGCACAAAACtggaataaaataaaaataactcGTAATGCCTGTTGCCATAGAAGAATTTGGAGCTTCATTGGCCTACCTTTCTCCTTCGCGCTGATAGAAAGTAGGAGCGGAGCAtagttcagatcaaaaggggaCCAATGCCCCCCTCTCTAAAAATTAATGGTTCTTATTTTTTAACCAAATTTAAGATTCCTTTAAACAAAAATGCACTTGATTTTATTTAAACGTTGCTAGCCCTTTTAGATTTGCAATATATAGGAAATTACTCCAACCTTCAAGGGTATAATAGACAATTTGCACAAAAATATCATGTTCCGAGCTAGAGCCATCTCATTAGCCAAATAGATGGAGCAACTCCATATTTATCTGGATTTGGTGTAGTGAAGCTGCACGAAGGAAGAGTTGGTAGAGTTGAGCTATTTTTATGAGAGTGGAGTGCTCACAACCACCCCTTTCTTCTCACCACACAACATGAACATGAAAGGATGTTTCTGCCTCTGGGCTGACAAAAATCCTCCCAAAATACGACGAATGGGCTGGGCTTGTGACCGAATAGGCCCAAGACCATCCACTATCCGCCGCCGCGATCAAACACACCGGCCCACACAGCTAATATGTAGCCCATCACTAAAGAAGCCCATTAACTGGTGAAGGAAAATTTGGATCTATCCCCTTAATTCCCTTGGGCCGGGCTCTTcgttatccttttctttttccttttgttctCGTGTGTGCAGCAATCACTGGTCCTGGTCCTCAACGACAGCGCGAGTTGGACGGAGGAGATGGCTGCGGCGGGAGGGGGGTGCCGGCggctcgtcgccgtcggggaCGAAGACAAAAAAGCCTGTAGTCGCCGTCATCCATCCGGATCTAGGAATCGGTAAGCCGCGTAGTTTGACAAAATTAGGCATTTCCGTTCCGTCGAACTAACGCTCCCTGATGGATTTGACTGTCGCGCTAGCTATCTTCTTTTGAAAACAGACGCAGCAGCAACCAGCGCGgctcatgatgctcaaggaGCTGTGAAATCCGTTGACTAAGAAATCTTTAAAAGATGCATCCTGATCACAACCGCCACCGACTAATCGCGTTATAAAATTCTCTGAGGTTTGGAACCGTCCACCGCTGTTTTCCACCCTGAACTCAGCTTCCTGTGAACAGAAGCAACAATTCCACCGCTGACAAAACCACATTAGCTACGTACTCCTACCTATTCAGACTTCAGATGGAGTCCCCTTTTAGGAATCCTTCAGAGTTTACCTTTGATTTGGCACATTCCTTGAATTTGCATCCCAAAGGCGTGAGTCAGATAGTGGAAGAACTCTGATCTGATGATTCTTGACAGTTCACCGAATCAACAAATAGGTTTCTAGAAATTGGCACAGCGACCTGGACCTTCATGATTCCTTTCAAACATCGGCATATCGCAACCTACAGATGTGAGCTGATTCTTTGATGTTTCAACAGATTGTACACCTAATTACTTTCTTTAGGGGGTGAAAGAAGACAAACTATAACAAGGCCCAGCTCCATTCCAGGTGTAGACGTGCAGCACAGGATGAATTTGGCGAATTTGATTAACTAAGTAAACACAATAAACAGATAAGCAAGTCACTCGAGTCTGCCTAAGGGCATTAGCATCATGTGTGCACATCAAAGTCAGATGAGTtgcaaaaatgcaaaaaaaaatgctgtATTGTTCAAACTGTTTCCACATGGCATTGTTGACATGGAATTAGGTATTATAGATCACTCCATCCTCTCATGGTAGACATTCAGGGCATAGCTGTTGAGGAGGTCACCAAATGTCTTCGTGGAGAATTTTTGCACCACATGGTCTCGTGCTTGTTTACCCATCCTGAGCGCGAGGTCAGGGTCATTCACAAGTTTCAGCATGGCTTTTGAGAATTCTGCGGGGGATGGATCACACAGAAACCCTGTAACTTCATTCACAACTGTTTCCACTGGGCCACCGCTGTTGCATGCAATGACAGGCTTATGGGCCGCCATGGCTTCAAGAGGGACAATGCCGAAATGTTCATCCTGGATAAGTATCGGAAACAGGCTtgttaaagttttttttttcaaataaatgcTTAGCTTAGTCCTAGCACAGCTAGATACTTACCTTTGGAGTGTACAAAACACAAAGGCAGTTGGAGAGAAGCTCATTTCTTTCAGACGTTGAGCACGACGTTACAAATTTAACCTGTCCAGACACCCCTTCAGTCACCGCCAATCTTTTGAGCTCCTCAAGGTAATCAACATTTTCCTTGAGACGCTTATCATAGCCACCTAAATGAGCACAGTAAGAAATCAGCATAGTCGATAATCTGGCATTGTTAACCCAAGATAGAGTAATATTGGGCCTGCAACTCAAACGAAAAGAATATATACACAGAAATCACCTGCTACTGTTAAAGTTGCATCTTGCAAAGCACCACCAGAACGGAGCAAAGCAAATGCTGAAATGGCTAGATCAagattcttcttcctctcaaATCTGTTAATCGATAGGAAATTCAACCTGTACAAAAGATGGTAGTTTATTTTAGCTGCACCTGAACATGATAAGTTGATGACATCTGCTTATGTATGCAAAAATTTGAATTAAGTGAAACCTAAGTCAGTTATATACAAGCATGAAGTTACTTATAagcatgaggttcatgaaactGCTCAACAGATACAGCTGGATATAGAACACCAGGCTCAATTCCTCTAGCATGTACGGCACGAAAGGTCCTTGCAAAGGTTGCTGCAGTGAACTTGCTGTTGACCAAAATCAAATCTGCCATACCTTATATATGTAAAGGAATAACCACTACAATTAGAAAGCTGCTGGATGTCAAGATGTATAGTTAAGCAAAGGAAACGAAAACAAACATAGTGATACGATTCTAGATGTGGAGGACTATACCAGTAGTGTACTCCTCAATCATGTCAATTGGCTTGCGGTATAACCTCCTAAGCATGGTAGTATGTTGTGCAAGCAAAAGATCAGGGAAATGACAATAGAACACTATCTGGAGATGCAACAAACAAACTGTTAACATGATAGAAGAAACTAGAGAGCACTAAGCATTCCGAACAAGAGATTGATACCTTGGATGATGCCTTTAGTTTGAGCAGTGGAATCACAACAGAAACTTGATCTACCAATATAACATCAAAGGAGGGCCACCAGAGTAGCACACAGAGCGCAACAAAAATGCATCGAAGATAAGCACAGACAGCATGAAAGCGGTAAAACACATGGCGGGGCAAGAAATCTCCATAAACAGTAACTGGAAAAGGACCTGGAAAACATGCAGAGGAAAACCATGTAAAAATTATATTGCATAAGCTACATTTTACCATAATGCTGTAGTATTTGCCAGGATTAAGGAACTGAGTTTGCAAGGGAATGACTTCGGACTTAAACACCAGAATCCAGATCACGAAGTCCACAGTGTGTAAAAACAAGGAACATAGGAAGCTAATGGAAATATTAAATAAAATTACAGGGATAGGGTATCAGCAAAATAAGTGCAGAGGCTTACCAGAAACAGTCTCCTCAAAGCAACGGTTTTTATCATGATGTGATGTGAAAACATGAACATCATGTCCATGGGAAGCAAGCTCACAAGCCGCATCAACAATCAATCTCTCAGCACCGCCTTCACAAAAAGATGATGAAAGTGTGGTTATAGTTTGGTTATACTGCAACTGCTGCGGCAAGAAGTTTACTGAAATTGTTCTGTAAATTTTCAAGTGTGTGCTGCCCATGCTTCATATCGGCAAAATTGCTTACCGCGGCAAGCTAATTGAATTGCGTCGCCACTCCACTAGAAGTATCAATTAGTACATATATGAAGCATAAGTGCAAAACTTAATCTTCCATCAACACAGTGAGACAACCAGCGTCCAGCGCTTGCGCAAAATTGAGAATCACCAAAATCTCTAAACCGGCTTTGCTCTCTTGCAGTAAAAGCCAAAAGTGTTTCTTCCTGGGAAGTGGCCCGATCTACAAAATAATTCTATCTAATGCGAGATCTTAGCCTCAAACTGGACAGCGCGAGTAGGAAACTGAGGATCAGGGGGCTCGACTGGGAGAAGGAAAGGGGGCGGCTTACCGATTCCTAGATCCGGATGGATGACGGCGACTTTAAGCTTTTTTGTCTTCGtccccgacggcgacgagccGCCGGCACCCCCTCCCGCCGCAGCCATCTCCTCCGTATCTCCTCCGTCCGACTCGCGCTGTGATTGCTGCACacacgagaaaaaaaaaggaaaaagaaaaggataacaAAGAGCCCGGCCCAAGGAAATTAAGGGGATAGATCCAAATTTTCCTTCACCAGTTAATGGGCTTCTTTAGTGATGGGCTACAGATTAGCTATGTGGGCCGGTATGTTTGATCGCGGCGGCGGATAGTGGATGGCCTTGGGCCTATTCGGTCACAAACCCAGCCATTCGTGGGATTTTGGGAGGATTTTTGTCAGCCCAGGTAGAAACATCCTTTCATGTCCATGTTGTGGGGTGAGAAGAAGAGAATGTTTTTATGAGAGTGGACATCCCCAATTCAAGAGAAACATCCTTTCATGTACCTTCTGTCCAAGCTTCAATTCAAATTGCTGCTATTCCAACTCGCTAAACAACATGGACATCCCCAATTTAAATAAATATCAGTTTGACAACCCAAGCCGCTGAACAGCAATGTGAGAGAGCAGTTGTGTCTTGGTGAGCAGAGCGGGAGATGGACTGGCTTAAAAGCTGAAAAATTAACGAATGTGCTTAATCAGACAACATGAAAATACATGAAAACAAAAAAGATTCTAGTCACCTAGATTACTCGCATATCTATTATTTGAACCTAAATGTGCAGTTCACTGAACATAGGAGATAAAGGTTTGAAAAGAAACACAGAAATCCATCggcaagaaacaaagaaatgaTCAAGGATGGTGAAAAGGAGAATAGATAGAGAAGGGGAGCAGTCAAGGGTTTCTTACCAATCGATTCAATGGCAAAAGAAGAGGGAATCCCGAATTGGGGGAGGGAACCCGACTCCACGGGCGCCGACAGATCCGTGGGCGAGCGATGACGGGCAGCCCCTGGCACCAGTGGATCCAGGGGCGATTTCCTGCCCTACGCCGGCGGATCCGTGGGCGGgtgggcgacgacggcgagcccctgTCCCCTAGCGGCACGACGACGGGCAGCCCCTGGCGGCGCGATGACGGGCAGCTCCTGGCGCTAGTGGATCCAGGGCGATTTCCTGCCCCTACGCTGGCGGATCCGTGGGTGGGCGGGCCACGACGGTGAGCCCCTGTCCCCTAGCGGCGTGACGACGGGCAGCCCCTGGCTCCAGGGGCGATTTCCTACCCCTACGCCGGCGGATCCATGGGCgggcgggcgacgacggcgagcccctgTCCCCTAGCGACGCGACGATGGGCAGCCCCTGGCGGCGCAGTGGGAGACTGAGACGATGCGTGCCGTGCGGCTGCGCCCGCTGGCTGACTTTTTGGGCCGCAGCCGAATGGCTGGGTTGTACAAACACAGCTGCAGCTGGCTAAAAATCAGCAGTGAACAGGCTCAAGTCTTTTGTTGCTCATATATACATTAAATTTGTGCACAACCTTATCTTTATCTTCCTATCAACATTTGTGGATTTACATTGTCACATGTGTCTGCAAAAAAGTTACTTttgtattttttaaataaataattCTGACACCTtgtgaagtaacttgcaaaataattatcttatatACCCCAATACATTTTTTACATTTAATAGATAACATCTTAGTTGTCACGTATGAGTTTCAAGCATGTTTAACATATTTGGTATTTTTTgtcatttaaatgaatttatGCATGCTTATCGAAACTAATTCTAAGTTGTACGATGTGTACCTCCAATACAATtcaaaaaattgtaaaaaaaattatatttatgcTCATATGTTACATTCTAACTCATGTCTTGGAATCATTGAAATGTTTAAAAGTTTATTAGGGATAATTCATAAATCTATCTCAAGTTTATGATATAATAATTCTAATAATATCTTAATTTGGTCCGAACATTCTACAATTTGACATGGCAACATATTTTGGATCCCTAAACTTatcataaaaaattcaaatgatTTTAGTAAAGTTGGAATATACATTGTTCACAAGTGGATACATCTCTCACATAGTTTCATACAATGTTAGTTGAACATTGAAGTTTTTCACACTTTACAACATTTTCGAACTCATATGCACCTCAAATTTTGACATAACCTTTTGTTTACCTTTATATTACACAATACGAAGTTACATTAGTAATGGTTGtgcaaaagaaatatttttctattttgtacATACAAGGAAGAAGACAAGGCATGTAAATAACATCCACGAAAAATAGAAATCTATATAAAATAACATCATTGAAGAAAAGAGGGTGTTTTtagaaaaaatcagaaaaaagaaCCATCAATTTTGGATTACGTATGACAAAGAAATACCAGCTATAAATTTTGATTCTAGATTCAAAAGAGAAATACCATCTGTTAATGTGTTCTTcattccaaatctgttgagccAATCACGCGCTGCCACCTCGTGGGCCGGCTCCTATTTTGAATAAGTAAAAGAAAATCCCACAGTGTGACACGAATGGAGAAGTGGTGTGGTGCAGTGGTGGTAATACTTGTGTTGCTTGAGCCCCAGTTCCAGGTTCGATTCCCCCTCGAAACGAAAATATTCAACAAAAAGAGTGATGGCCCAGCTTCGAAACGGTGACATCCGACGAAACCATCATGAAAAACCTAAGTACTTAACTTTGTTTTTGAAGTGGTGACAACAAAACATTGCCCCACCCCCATGTATATTGATGTAGAAGGGGATCAAACAAACGGAAGAAAACGGAAGGCAAAAACAAGGAGAAAAGCACCAGCGAGTGCTACGCTCCAAGGACAATTTCCCTAAGCCATTTTGCACGGGCCAAAGTACCAGGCCATCGCCTCTTCTTTTATCTTTGCTATTAGAGATTCTACTGTGGAGTGTGTGCACTGAAAAATTCGGACGTTGCTTTCCTTCGAAATCTTCCAAGCGATAAGGAGCAGTAGTGCGCAGATCGTCCGCATCGCCGTACCATAAAGATTTTCCAATGGCTCTCCATTAGTGTGGCACCTTTCAAAACCGAGCCCAATTGGATGTCCAGGATGCACCCTCCCAATTTGGAACTATATAGCACACTACCCGTATAGCAAACACATTTGGACGGAAGTACCTAATATTCTTTTTTGAAACACAAACCCGGCAGATTGCCGTAtttgtattaattaatagagaagagAGAAACAAGACCTAGGCTCAAATACGAAAGAAAAAACTATTACTATGCAAGTATGCAGAGATGATCATGTCCCCTCCGTGTTGACAATAGCTCCTAGGTGTGTGGCTCCTGCCTAAATCCAGCAGCGGGCTTTGTCTTTGATTTTGCTACACAGTTGGTCAAGGCTTTTGAAGTTGCGTTGGAAAACCCTTGCGTTATGTTCCTTCCAAATTTCCTAGCATACCAATATGATAAGGGACCGCAAACCCTTGAGAGGAGCTCCAGCTGTGGATCCGATTGCTGACCACCATTCGCTTACGGATGAAAAGGCTGTCCAATCGCCTCTAACCGGGACGTGAGTGGCCGCCCAATGGAAGATTTTGTCCCAAACTCGGATGTTATATCGGCATTGCATCAGCAAGTGGAGTAGATTCTCGTCGTGAGAGTGATAGAGTACGCAGACCTTTTGGTTTGGCCATCCTCGGGTAATATGCCGGTCCGTTGTCCATAGCCTATTCTGGAATGCTAACCAAGAGAAGAATTTACACTTCGGCGGAGCCCAGGTCCACCAAGTGAGTTGCTCCGTGGTAGAGGGGGCCGATCCTACGAATTGTGCTTTATACACCGAAGCCGTTGTGTATTCGCCATGCTTGGTTAGGTTCCAGACAATAGAATTGGGAGCGCCCTGGGTTAGCTGAATCGATCTTGTTCTAGCCCACAGCTTAGTGAATTCAAATAGTTGCGTGCCTGATGAAATGGCCGCTATGTTTATGTCTGATATCCACGCATCGTTTGTTAAAATATTCTTGACTGATATGTTCTTTTGTATATCGAAGGTGCTAATGCTTTCGGCGTCGTACCTTGTAGCCATGCTGATCCCCAGAATCTTGCAGTTTCCCCATCTCCTATTGTGATCGTTGTACCTGAAGCAAACAAGCAACGATCCTTCTCATTGCATAGAATTGGCATTCCTACCCAAGGTTTGTGCGGATCCTTGcattcctgtcacatcaaatggaGGCATAGAGCTCTTGCAAATTTCTTAAGGTTCAGGATTCCAAGGCCACCCAATTGAGTCGGTTTGCAAGCTAAGGGCCACACCACCTTGCATTTCCCTCCTACAATTTGGTCGGTGCCCAACCATAGGAAGCGTTTTTGTTGCTTGTCAATTTCTTCGAGGACCACTGCTGGAGCATTTAGGGCTGAGAGGTAGTAAATCGGCTGTGAGGATAGGACCGTCCTGACTAGGGTCCTTCTGCCTGCCGGGGTGAGAAGCTTGCCAACCCAGTTGAGTCAGTTTGCAAGCTAAGGCCCACACCACCTTGCATTTCCCTCCTGCAATTTGGTCGGTGCCCGACCATAGGAAGCGTTTTCGTTGCTTGTCAATTTCTTTGAGGACCGCTACTGGAGCATTTAGGGCTGAGAGGTAGTAAATCGGCTATGAGGATAGGACCGCCCTGACTAGGGTTCTTCTGCCTGCCGGGGTGAGAAGCTTGCCAACCCAGTTGTTGAACCTTCCATTCACTTTGTCAGATAGGGGTTGGAAGTCCACTTTTTTCAATCTGCCGAGTGAGAGAGGCAGGTCAAGATATTTTATTAGGAAGGATGTTCGAGCCATCGGGAAGGGAGCAAGGAGAGAGTCCAAGTCTATCCCGCTGCATCGGATCGGTGCTAGTGAGCTCTTTTGAATGTTTGTGCACAAACCTATAACTCAGCCAAATTTTTCCAGAAGGTCCTTGATGTTACGAATGTCCACAATCGTTGGGTTGATGAAAATTTCTGCATCATCCACGTAGAGGGAGAGACGTAGTCGCGCACATTTGCCTCTTAGCTTCGTTAGCACCTTTTTGTCGGTCGCAAGTTGGAGTAGTTTCTGTAGGGGTCGATTGCAAGGACaaaaagaagagaggaaaagGGGGTCACCCTATCTAAGTCCTCTGCCATGCTGGATGTCCTCTCCCAAGGCACCGTTCATGAGAATCTTGGAAGTTGCAGTGCTTAGAAGAGTTGTGACCCAACCTCTCCATCTTGGCAGGAAACCTCGGCGATGGAGAAGGTCTAGTAAGTAATCCCATCGCACTGAGTCGAATGCCTTTGAGATGTCCAGCTTAAGCATGAGTGATAGGGTTCTGGATGAGTGAAACCATCGAGCAAGATTTCTCACATACATGAAGTTGTCGTGGATTGCTCTTGTTTTAATGAATGCGCTCTTGCTTTCCGAAATCAATGTGTTCATGAAGGGCCATCATATTTGTGATGATTTTTGCAATTGTGTGGATGAGGCTTATGGGGCGGAAATCTGCAATGGTGTCCCCTTCCTCCTTTTTGGGGATGAGAACTATGTTGGCCGAGTTGAGGATGTCGAAGAAGTTGTGTCGTTGACTATGGAAGGCATGGATTAGGCTCATCAGTTCTGCTTTAATTGTCTCCCAGCACTTGTGGAAGAAGTTGATTGTGAAGCCGTCTGGCCCGGAGCTTTGTCTTTTGGCATGAGGTTGAGAGCTCGTTTGACTTCGTTTTCAGAAAATTTGGCATCAAGAGAAGCAAGGTCATTTGATGGCCAAGAAAAGATGTCCCAGTTGAAATCAATATCTTTGTCTGGCGGTTTTCCTAGGACATTAGAGAAGTGAGCCTGAGCGACATCGGCTTTTTCCTGGTGAGTGGTTGCCCAGCCACTATCTTTGCAGAGTTTGGTAACGAAGTTTTTCCTTCTCCTGGAGTTTACTTTTAGGTGAAAATATCTACTGTTCGCGTCGCCAAGTTTGAGGTTTGTTATTCTTGAGCATTGTCATTTTCGTAGCCGTTCCAAGATCGCAAGGCCCATTATCCTCTTCTTTAGCTTGGAGAGCAAGGTTAATTCGTCATCTGTTAGTGATCGCGACTCTTGCACAACGTTGAACTGTAGGATTACTGATTGCGCCATGTGGAATTGCAGCCAAACTTCTGAGAAAAGATTTTTGCTCCATTTTCTTAAGGCACGAGCAGTCTGAGCAAGTCTGAAATTTAGGCAATGGATGGGTTTTGTGTGGGTGTTCATAGTGCACCATGCCTCTTGGACGACCCGTTTGAACCCTGGCATTGAGATCCAGAAattctcaaatttgaagtgtctCGGCCCCGGTGGATTCTCTTGGTTCGATAAAAGCAGGGAGCAGTGATTCAAGAGAGAAGTAGAGAGAGCTTGCAGGACATGTGATGCAAAGGTTAAATCCCAGGCTTCCTTACAGAAAACACGATTAAGGTGTACGAGAGTTGGATTGCGACGTTCATTGCTCCAGGTGAATTTTCT
Proteins encoded in this window:
- the LOC117841480 gene encoding uncharacterized protein: MAAAGGGAGGSSPSGTKTKKLKVAVIHPDLGIGGAERLIVDAACELASHGHDVHVFTSHHDKNRCFEETVSGPFPVTVYGDFLPRHVFYRFHAVCAYLRCIFVALCVLLWWPSFDVILVDQVSVVIPLLKLKASSKIVFYCHFPDLLLAQHTTMLRRLYRKPIDMIEEYTTGMADLILVNSKFTAATFARTFRAVHARGIEPGVLYPAVSVEQFHEPHAYKLNFLSINRFERKKNLDLAISAFALLRSGGALQDATLTVAGGYDKRLKENVDYLEELKRLAVTEGVSGQVKFVTSCSTSERNELLSNCLCVLYTPKDEHFGIVPLEAMAAHKPVIACNSGGPVETVVNEVTGFLCDPSPAEFSKAMLKLVNDPDLALRMGKQARDHVVQKFSTKTFGDLLNSYALNVYHERME